The following coding sequences lie in one Leishmania panamensis strain MHOM/PA/94/PSC-1 chromosome 19 sequence genomic window:
- a CDS encoding hypothetical protein (TriTrypDB/GeneDB-style sysID: LpmP.19.1020), whose protein sequence is MTALITKQRFNWMGYNGTETEEFDTTLLRTDGMQANNNAYAHRQQVVLELKERLYRIKRDLELVPEEELRAEEEARARRITEQKRLEEERLRREAEEAAWAEEAERQRLEREKARAEAEEEARRQREAEEQLEEERRLQLGKSEKDSNEDSDEESEPDDGHSEALTALPRTPEEMDKAIKGLVKGIRMLLASTGNGYVSYLDGSLHPSINKLEEYNNTKRESVIKAVDGTNVCVPDPAEHSLTEVSAAMEARDMARKKLDAYYAMQDPTYAARIRSVEKNAYGITKQRLDSDEEEDISTLTEDRQSTKKFFERMRKEYNVKAAVSGKAIAAVLGV, encoded by the coding sequence ATGACTGCCCTCATCACGAAGCAACGGTTCAACTGGATGGGGTACAATGGTACCGAAACAGAGGAATTTGACACGACACTCCTACGCACGGATGGCATGCAGGCGAACAACAACGCCTATGCGCATCGTCAGCAGGTGGTGTTGGAGCTCAAAGAGCGCCTGTACCGTATCAAGCGTGATCTTGAGCTCGTTCCcgaagaggagctgcgcgctgaggaagaggccCGCGCGCGCCGTATCACCGAGCAGAAGCGTTTGGAGGAAGAGCGCTTGCGCAGGGAagccgaggaggccgcctgggctgaggaggcagagcgcCAGCGTCTGGAGCGTGAGAAAGCCAGGGCGGAGGCCGAAGAGGAGGCCCGTCGCCAGCGGGAGGCCGAGGAACAGCTCGAAGAAGAGCGCAGGCTCCAGCTAGggaagagcgaaaaggatAGTAACGAGGATAGCGATGAAGAAAGCGAACCCGATGATGGGCACTCGGAAGCCCTCACAGCTCTACCCCGCACGCCGGAGGAAATGGACAAGGCCATTAAGGGCCTTGTCAAGGGTATCCGCATGCTGCTCGCCTCCACCGGCAACGGCTACGTCAGTTACCTCGACGGGAGCCTGCACCCCTCGATCAACAAGCTGGAGGAGTACAACAACACCAAGCGCGAGAGTGTGATCAAGGCAGTCGACGGTACCAATGTTTGCGTCCCTGACCCCGCGGAGCACTCGCTGACTGAGGTGTCTGCGGCGATGGAAGCCCGAGACATGGCGCGCAAGAAGCTGGACGCCTACTACGCCATGCAGGACCCTACGTACGCGGCGCGCATCCGCTCGGTCGAGAAAAATGCGTACGGTATCAcgaagcagcggctggactcggatgaggaggaagacatATCGACGCTGACTGAGGACCGCCAGTCCACGAAGAAGTTTTTTGAGAGAATGCGCAAGGAGTACAATGtgaaggcggcggtgagcGGCAAAGCCATTGCCGCCGTGCTCGGAGTGTGA
- a CDS encoding hypothetical protein (TriTrypDB/GeneDB-style sysID: LpmP.19.1030) — MQLSALPAGPSLDPQQPADQRQIVPLRDNGATVGDTVIPQLSTGTPGTVPRKASYTANLEAQVRVLEKEVHLLRAGLEQNEKLGRVSEITASLQRRSSTSPSSRQVHFGPSSVVMLSPTPQPTSTSSAAVTEVNSRPRLVFGQRVNPTHSRISAHGPSNADPWQTRRSRSFVKPSRTRTRAGPAPSSSTTPATSTTSVQLSPAHASLRGGNTNGIPLQGAATGGTLVSPVAADTQPAAASPAGSSSAPSAAATVWASADPRLLWPRAATAAAGTLVSASELSQYPFRTTTTSSPAAASRLVTSDAPAASSAPSVRALVETAGAAASPIEVAMSSDGPPLASLTQPAMPATSPAAEATPFPAAAPAVLPASSPSSLYTAHTVTHPLSRATVSPPSVAAAALSTDASAVPPEASASSSAPATVAQREAEALALRDTLAQRDALLHRLLLVLHDQNDNVGARRQRLPEKAATSPLLRQDAGAAVAALEESERQQSRKAMRFLTEELFAVQTQLSHARTSHQLVVAELHTCRQQVHQAPLQQQQLAATPEKASPDGMSQPSSGSLQEQLDVALKKLKAWEDWYATSATAAGDGAIGVTAGNSNALPSAKDASYPPQQLPQSKMDNTEKQTGVAAPAAASRGPQEKKRTHKREKCVYGAPTSGWCPHCGFGLPGLSPVPATSDFSPHYASLSSPSVPVQQGPPAVTPPAPYVSAYALNSILYNRLTNQGGGSGIGANGNVDAEPEVADKASGKAATPSPPPPSEAAPSSSPAQPTETHGKSKDARASEKTHAGTGHQSSRAGVCGASPMWAVPMSGASVAGAAGVGGASHKRAMNTAFLGGGAASDSSLSLYCDRLDHAQQQAYRTQQYVTQLAREAAVRELAEAERQVAEQRLALWEHCHSYAGSPSAVPSTPPFLAPCSATPDGPHSAEVGRQEVVE; from the coding sequence ATGCAGTTGAGCGCTCTCCCAGCAGGGCCATCTCTGGACCCCCAACAGCCCGCAGATCAACGTCAGATTGTGCCCCTCAGGGACAATGGTGCCACGGTCGGTGATACCGTCATACCGCAGCTGTCTACAGGTACCCCAGGGACAGTGCCGCGGAAAGCCTCCTACACCGCCAACCTTGAGGCGCAGGTACGCGtcctggagaaggaggtcCACCTTCTGCGCGCTGGACTGGAGCAGAACGAGAAATTAGGCCGCGTTTCCGAAATTACTGCTTCGCTGCAACGACGCTCGTCGACGTCGCCATCGTCAAGACAAGTTCACTTTGGCCCCTCATCGGTTGTCATGCTCTCCCCAACGCCACAGCCAACAAGCACGTCCTCTGCTGCGGTCACTGAAGTAAACAGTCGTCCTCGCCTCGTGTTTGGGCAACGCGTGAACCCGACGCACTCACGTATCTCCGCACACGGCCCTTCTAACGCGGATCCTTGGCAAACACGTCGCTCGAGAAGCTTCGTCAAGCCCAGCCGTACGAGGACGCGTGCCGGACCAGCGCCCTCGTCCTCTACTACACCAGctacctccaccacctcagTGCAACTCTCGCCAGCTCACGCCTCCCTTCGTGGAGGCAACACCAACGGCATCCCTCTGCAAGGTGCCGCCACTGGTGGTACACTGGTCTCTCCTGTTGCCGCGGACACACagcccgctgccgcctcgcccgccggctcctcctccgcgccttcggcggcggcaacagtCTGGGCGTCAGCTGACCCGCGCCTGCTCTGGCCacgcgcagcgacagccgcggCTGGCACTCTTGTGAGCGCGTCCGAGCTTTCCCAGTATCCATTCCGGACCACGACAACGTcctcgccggcggcggcatccaGGTTAGTGACGTCAGACGCACCTGCTGCCAGTAGTGCGCCGTCCGTCAGAGCTCTTGTAGAGAcagccggcgctgctgcatcacccATTGAAGTAGCAATGAGCAGCGATGGACCTCCCCTGGCATCCTTGACGCAGCCGGCCATGCCCGCTACGAGTCCGGCAGCTGAAGCAACGCCATtcccagctgcagcgccagccgtCTTGCCGGCGTCCTCGCCATCTTCCCTATATACTGCACACACCGTTACCCACCCGCTTTCCCGTGCCACGGTTTCGCCTCCCTCCgtagccgccgccgctttgtCCACAGATGCTTCAGCAGTGCCCCCCGAAGCGAGCGCCTCCAGTTCAGCGCCAGCCACAGTCGCCCAACGAGAGGCAGAAGCCCTGGCCCTGCGTGACACGCTTGCCCAGCGAGACGCTCTACTGCACCGTCTGCTGCTAGTGCTCCACGATCAAAATGACAACGTTGGCGCTCGCCGTCAGCGTTTGCCAGAGAAGGCGGCAACATCACCGCTGCTCCGTCAAGAcgccggtgcggcggtggcggccctggaggagagcgagcggcagcagagtcGGAAGGCGATGCGTTTTTTGACTGAGGAGTTGTTTGCCGTGCAGACGCAGCTGAGTCACGCTCGAACCTCACATCAGCTCGTCGTTGCTGAGCTTCACACATGTCGTCAGCAGGTGCATCAAGCACCGctacagcaacagcagctagCAGCAACACCAGAGAAAGCTTCCCCTGATGGGATGTCGCAGCCATCTTCAGGCTCGCTCCAAGAGCAACTCGACGTTGCCCTCAAGAAGCTGAAAGCGTGGGAGGACTGGTATGCGACaagtgccaccgcagcaggggATGGAGCTATCGGTGTCACCGCAGGCAACAGCAACGCTCTCCCAAGCGCAAAGGATGCGTCGTatccgccgcagcagctgccgcaaTCGAAGATGGacaacacagagaaacagactGGggtggcagcaccagcagcggcatccaGGGGCCctcaagagaagaaaagaaccCACAAGCGAGAAAAGTGCGTGTACGGCGCGCCGACATCGGGCTGGTGTCCGCACTGCGGCTTCGGGCTGCCTGGGCTCTCACCGGTACCCGCTACGTCCGACTTTTCACCCCATTACGCATCCCTGTCGTCCCCCTCTGTACCTGTACAGCAGGGGCCGCCTGCTGTgacaccaccagcgccgtaCGTGTCGGCATATGCGCTCAACTCCATCCTGTACAACCGCTTGACGAACCagggcggtggcagtggcatcGGGGCTAACGGCAACGTTGACGCGGAGCCAGAGGTGGCAGACAAGGCGTCAGGCAAGGCGGcaacaccatcaccgccaccgccgtcagaGGCAGCGCCATCGTCCTCCCCTGCCCAGCCGACTGAAACCCACGGAAAGTCGAAAGATGCGCGCGCGTCAGAAAAAACGCATGCCGGCACTGGGCATCAAAGCAGTCGCGCCGGTGTCTGTGGTGCGTCTCCGATGTGGGCAGTGCCGATGAGTGGGGCCagcgtcgccggcgctgctggcgtcgGTGGAGCTTCCCATAAGAGAGCTATGAATACTGCGTTCCTaggcggcggagcggcgagcgattcctctctctctttgtacTGCGACCGACTCgaccacgcgcagcagcaggcctACCGCACTCAGCAGTACGTCACGCAGCTCGCCCGCGAAGCGGCGGTTCGGGAGCttgcggaggcggagcggcaggtggcggagcagcgTCTCGCCCTCTGGGAACATTGTCACTCATACGCAGGCAGCCCCTCCGCTGTACCATCaactcctcctttccttgcGCCGTGCTCCGCCACGCCAGACGGGCCGCATAGCGCCGAGGTGGGCCGGCAAGAGGTCGTTGAGTGA
- a CDS encoding hypothetical protein (TriTrypDB/GeneDB-style sysID: LpmP.19.1040), which yields MNYESSRVGHSYRNVGNDRPVEVAYDHHFGLPQHVLRDSTTVRSAHGLVHQPTKQVPSAPLTCSLNDARRGSADSFAASTVTSTAPGAVWSAVPSALTGMVDEAVVTMDHAVRVPSALRSAGRRTMFDVLVDVAAKQRRREQWKTKLHESTEEKNTAGEPSATSRDAQMQPPHPFSTAASSLDAASSAREMTYQVLFPRAAAAATATRLSSSTTTASVPGVESVRELGNAQSVAAAPSSEAAGMTSLSKATTAAAVAVVPPSPSRSKHIFMSASPLSNPPPSPSSPLQLERAKPDRRLRHLLPAHLRGSPTAWQRTDDNSQGHTLQTVRKDGTDRPQARHADYPTGVAVLDASDISSISSCSDDDTARPNARHPQPHRGARRSATGSSAAAPTLHPQAPPAATRPTVFSRLIDGDTEELARLSSRHEGGGPRRPERPPGVTEAPEKKWALLEQALMGTAGAVASSPRATGPKCFSDRCHRRRSGHHRIGRTTTSGSSERSTTHSRTTDASASDLDSTSSGVENCGQGGGGVADLRNDLDDEVPQWVRQHEAARERLAQQQQQQRRFSWASPTFSKAHISFIERAAAADKARAQAAATAAAPQALVGKPRYFCPSSMAPRTPSAASYAAGGLAGWGTSWSAASDAVRGRQHTRSALTAAAAVAGAPQSLLAAWKDGKRLLKQRSTNATAVAVLEYLCQRFQAWKPCGLRLLRSGICFSEAAAPPMGSPLSCDEHERDPGRLLVNRAWGDAVGNADGPIEDISGTSSDDGGRHTSAVTRKTARKPRRFSTAALPSGLPPQGRSGSPIRGVTDSPHEASTQSKDQGKASESAAAELGSGVDEGVELQMKVHYMESAFNIVAVHGELTYASESACARLGLVYPLLSSSPRLSSGVSGREDAATTPTAQQRRWTFLVPEPALMHVPVLLQEHLYLAPPYTVFREMQTVLSGYNFTTDTLLRQHVAEEEAAQEERQRRRALDIANVASMAAPTRNAATRAAAVADRTAVGTGSAWHMFDNGYEESGDGQRGARPTRSASRCNDAASSAPPRWWAALEENSGTPVHKAAPTHARTPTYPAGAPVASYSPTSMHHELGGPPLESPQRPQRPVADEEDTRLRIHAADGVETHTPATGRQCGSGCVGASPEPRQPAPHCPPSLPPLRDAGYGCDPANTETRWRQGIPPGQPLLSPSCVRPSTASVNSIVVDGFYDPLTMPALPTTGAERGIMSSWGANERWGNSGGGDGDTRGTASTTTDVTMVLTRESEYGAERGIVPVVGLEHGLAEGPRELPIPPQMIVHPSSSFSSPRAVEASAAVSGGALGDDTRARGGNALASGVATVTTAAIAVTPRMDKRIGDGFPRGPTADWDIPVEVLFALSGGFHQWRKRSERPLQHTQQHCDADADSISENDDKDGACMAQRSPTGVRNTATTSARFTQEPVHARKRHRLGTRTSDDAFTITMLGKTCRELDSATASQLALQNIPRSTTFSFPTPHSQSSPAASSVASSTAPSSSSLSSFSEPEDGHDDGVKDGSTAYATCAPRWKVRARGVVRRTRHGARCSRLDEVLATRQQQQQQQQQERWMRELWGSGKQHDAPAVLLSASSTTSARTYAPAGLSQCSAHQRPTSQSQRRSMAGPSKPLSSVVDASVSAPSVGRVPARTMPITRGTGGYGSTSSAQLTSPLSDDDSAVMEPHIDASTSLSALEASTATAGVFALDDVYLSDSA from the coding sequence ATGAATTATGAGAGCAGCCGTGTTGGCCACTCCTACAGAAACGTCGGCAACGACCGACCGGTGGAAGTCGCTTACGATCACCACTTCGGTCTTCCACAGCACGTGCTGAGGgacagcaccaccgtccGAAGCGCCCACGGTCTTGTCCACCAACCAACCAAGCAGGTACCCTCTGCACCTCTGACTTGCTCCCTGAATGACgcgcgcagaggcagtgCTGACAGCTTCGCTGCCAGCACTGTTACCTCAACAGCGCCGGGTGCAGTGTGGTCCGCGGTACCGTCCGCGTTGACTGGGATGGTGGATGAGGCCGTTGTCACAATGGACCACGCCGTCCGCGTCCCGTCCGCCTTGCGCAGTGCTGGTCGCCGGACCATGTTCGACGTTCTCGTCGACGTCGCAGCGAAACAGCGCAGGCGGGAGCAGTGGAAGACGAAGCTGCATGAATcaacagaggagaagaataCTGCCGGTGAACCTAGTGCCACATCCAGAGATGCACAGATGCAGCCTCCGCACCCGttcagcacagcagcgtcgtcgctggACGCAGCCTCCTCTGCTCGCGAAATGACGTATCAGGTGCTCTTTCctcgagcggcagcggctgcgacggcaaCGCGCCTGTCGTCATCGACCACGACGGCCTCTGTTCCTGGCGTGGAGTCCGTACGAGAGCTTGGCAACGCTCAgagcgttgctgccgctccttcCTCTGAAGCTGCGGGGATGACCTCGCTGAGCAAAGCgacaaccgcagcagcagtagcagtggtgcccccttcccctaGCAGAAGCAAGCACATATTCATGTCTGCTTCGCCACTCTCAAaccctccgccttcgccatcTTCTCCGCTGCAGCTTGAGCGGGCGAAGCCGgaccgccgcctgcgccatcTTCTGCCAGCGCACTTGCGCGGCAGCCCGACTGCGTGGCAGAGAACCGATGACAACTCACAGGGGCACACGCTGCAGACGGTGAGGAAGGACGGGACCGATCGCCCGCAGGCTCGTCATGCAGACTATCCCACTGGTGTGGCAGTGCTGGATGCGTCGGATATctccagcatcagcagctgcagcgacgatgaTACAGCGAGACCCAATGCGCGGCATCCACAACCTCATCGAGGAGCGAGGCGGAGTGCGACCGgctcctctgcagctgcgcctaCGTTGCACCCACAGGCGCCACCAGCGGCCACACGCCCGACAGTGTTTTCCAGGCTCATCGACGGTGACACCGAGGAACTCGCGCGCCTCTCGTCCCGCCATGAGGGAGGCGGACCACGACGACCAGAGCGACCTCCAGGAGTGACCGAGGCGCCAGAAAAGAAGTGGGCACTGCTGGAGCAGGCGCTCATGGGAACGGCtggggcggtggcgtcgtcgccgcgcgCAACTGGACCAAAGTGTTTCAGTGACCGTTGCCACCGCAGGCGTAGCGGACATCATCGTATAGGTCGTACCACCACCAGTGGCAGCTCAGAGAGGAGTACAACGCACAGCAGGACTACTGACGCCTCTGCATCAGACCTGGacagcacgagcagcggaGTGGAGAACTGTGGgcagggtggtggtggcgttgcCGACCTCCGCAACGACCTCGATGACGAAGTACCACAGTGGGTGCGGCAGCACGAGGCCGCCCGTGAGCGCcttgcccagcagcagcagcagcagcgccgattCTCCTGGGCGTCACCCACGTTCAGCAAGGCACACATATCCTTCATCgagcgagcagcggcagcggacaAGGCCCGGGCGcaagcggcggcgacggcggcagcaccgcaggcGTTGGTCGGAAAGCCACGCTACTTCTGTCCTTCATCGATGGCGCCGCGCACGCCGAGTGCGGCATCATACGCGGCTGGCGGACTAGCGGGTTGGGGGACTTCTTGGTCGGCTGCTAGTGACGCGGTTCGAGGCAGGCAACACACCCGGAGCGcactgacagcagcagcggctgtggcggGTGCCCCGCAATCTTTGCTTGCTGCTTGGAAGGACGGAAAGCGCCTGTTGAAGCAGCGCTCCACCAAcgcgacagcggtggccgTGCTCGAGTACCTGTGCCAGCGCTTTCAGGCGTGGAAGCCGTGtgggctgcggctgctgcgcagcggcatctGCTTCAgtgaagcggcagcaccgccgatGGGGTCGCCCCTGTCGTGTGACGAGCACGAGAGGGACCCCGGCCGCCTTCTGGTGAACCGAGCGTGGGGCGATGCTGTGGGAAACGCTGACGGGCCTATCGAAGACATATcgggcaccagcagcgatgacggcggACGTCACACATCTGCCGTGACCAGAAAAACAGCACGGAAACCACGAAGATTCAGCACGGCGGCACTACCATCAGGCCTACCGCCACAGGGACGCTCAGGAAGCCCCATCAGAGGTGTTACCGACTCACCGCACGAGGCAAGCACACAGAGCAAAGATCAAGGGAAGGCAAGCGaatccgctgctgccgagctGGGCAGCGGCGTTGACGAAGGTGTGGAACTGCAGATGAAGGTGCACTACATGGAGTCCGCCTTCAACATCGTGGCCGTGCATGGCGAGCTTACGTATGCGAGCGAGAGCGCCTGCGCGCGGTTGGGGCTTGTTTatcccctcctttcctcctccccccgcctgTCATCAGGTGTCAGTGGTCGAGAAGACGCTGCGACAACGCCAACGGcgcaacagcgacggtggACGTTTCTGGTTCCGGAGCCAGCACTCATGCATgtgccagtgctgctgcaggagcacctCTACCTCGCCCCGCCCTATACCGTCTTTCGGGAGATGCAGACTGTCCTCTCTGGTTACAACTTCACAACAGACACGCTGCTTCGACAACACGTGGCGGAAGAGGAAGCCGCTcaggaagagcggcagcgacggcgtgcGCTCGATATAGCCAACGTAGCCAGTATGGCAGCACCAACGAGGAACGCAGCAACGAGGGCCGCTGCAGTAGCGGACCGCACCGCGGTCGGTACCGGGTCAGCGTGGCACATGTTTGATAACGGCTACGAGGAATCTGGTGATGGTCAACGCGGGGCCAGGCCAACCCGCAGCGCGTCGCGGTGCAACGATGCTGCCTCAAGCGCGCCGCCCCGCTGGTGGGCAGCACTTGAGGAGAACAGCGGAACTCCCGTCCACAAAGCCGCCCCGACCCACGCACGGACACCGACTTACCCTGCAGGCGCGCCCGTGGCGAGCTACTCCCCAACATCCATGCACCACGAGCTCGGTGGCCCGCCGCTGGAGTCCCCTCaacggccgcagcggcccgtagcggacgaggaggacaccCGTCTGCGAATCCACGCAGCCGACGGCGTGGAGACCCACACCCCAGCCACCGggaggcagtgcggcagcggttgTGTCGGCGCGTCTCCAGAGCCGCGCCAACCCGCCCCTCACTGCCCACCATCActaccgccgctgcgtgaTGCTGGGTATGGATGCGACCCCGCCAACACTGAGACACGATGGCGACAAGGCATTCCACCAGGACAGCCATTGTTGTCCCCGTCCTGCGTGCGCCCGAGCACTGCCAGCGTCAACTCAATTGTCGTCGACGGGTTTTACGACCCACTCACGATGCCTGCATTGCCGACAACAGGTGCTGAGCGGGGAATAATGTCGTCTTGGGGCGCCAATGAAAGGTGGGGCaacagtggcggcggcgacggcgacacgAGAGGCAcggcctccaccaccacagacGTGACGATGGTGCTCACCAGGGAATCAGAGTACGGCGCTGAGCGCGGCATTGTGCCAGTGGTTGGGCTAGAGCATGGGCTTGCTGAAGGACCTCGGGAATTGCCGATCCCACCTCAGATGATCGTGCATCCGAGCAGCAGTTTTAGCTCGCCCAGGGCAGTCGAGGCATCGGCCGCTGTCTCTGGTGGTGCTCTCGGTGATGATACTCGGGCCCGCGGTGGTAACGCACTTGCCAGTGGGGTCGCTACCGTGACGACAGCAGCCATCGCGGTGACCCCGCGGATGGACAAGCGCATTGGGGACGGCTTTCCGCGCGGCCCGACAGCGGACTGGGATATTCCTGTCGAGGTTCTCTTCGCGCTGAGTGGCGGATTCCATCAATGGCGAAAACGATCGGAACGGCCCTtgcagcacacgcagcagcactgcgatGCGGATGCTGACAGCATAAGCGAGAACGATGACAAGGATGGGGCTTGCATGGCGCAACGAAGCCCCACTGGTGTCCGTAACACGGCTACCACCTCTGCACGCTTCACTCAAGAGCCAGTGCACGCGCGCAAGCGGCACCGACTTGGGACCCGGACGAGTGATGACGCTTTTACAATTACCATGCTTGGCAAGACGTGCAGGGAGTTGGACAGTGCCACTGCATCGCAGCTAGCCTTGCAGAATATCCCGCGGAGCACAACCTTCTCGTTTCCGACTCCGCATTCACAGTCCTCGCCCGCTGCGTCTTCGGTCGCCTCAtcgacagcgccgtcatccagctccctctcttccttctcagAGCCAGAGGACGGGCACGACGACGGTGTGAAAGACGGCAGCACTGCCTATGCGACCTGTGCACCGCGCTGGAAGGTGAGAGCGAGGGGGGTAGTGCGCAGGACGCGTCACGGTGCTCGTTGCAGTAGACTCGACGAAGTCCTCGCCACacgccaacagcagcagcagcagcagcagcaagagcggTGGATGCGCGAGCTGTGGGGCTCCGGAAAGCAGCACGACGCGCCCGCTGTCCTTCTTTCTGCGTCTTCTACTACCTCCGCACGGACTTATGCACCGGCCGGCCTCTCTCAATGCAGCGCGCATCAGCGGCCGACATCCCAGTCACAGAGGCGATCCATGGCGGGCCCATCAAAACCGCTCTCCTCGGTTGTTGACGCGTCGGTATCGGCGCCGAGTGTCGGGCGCGTTCCTGCCAGAACGATGCCAATAACAAGGGGGACGGGCGGCTACGGCAGTACGAGCTCTGCGCAACTCACTTCGCCACTCTCAGATGACGATAGCGCCGTCATGGAGCCTCACATTGACGCTTCGACGAGCCTCagcgcgctggaggcgagcaccgccacagcaggtGTTTTCGCTCTGGACGACGTTTACTTGAGCGACTCGGCTTGA
- a CDS encoding hypothetical protein (TriTrypDB/GeneDB-style sysID: LpmP.19.1050): MANGVTANNMRVTAKPPDLGSFPLDHYRECKNEIERYYLCLKENDYMTPMCRDPVREYLKCRMDRGLMKKTDVKSFGIPETEFVPTKQHRIDLKEQWLRQKMNQVGVVGVENYIRDDLHTPDGYEKEKET; the protein is encoded by the coding sequence ATGGCGAACGGCGTGACAGCCAACAACATGCGAGTGACGGCGAAGCCGCCAGACCTCGGCTCCTTCCCGCTCGATCACTACCGTGAGTGCAAGAACGAGATTGAGAGGTACTACCTGTGCTTGAAGGAGAACGACTACATGACGCCCATGTGCCGAGATCCGGTTCGCGAGTATCTCAAGTGCCGCATGGACCGTGGACTCATGAAGAAAACCGATGTGAAGAGCTTTGGCATTCCAGAGACGGAGTTTGTACCGAcgaagcagcaccgcatcgaCTTGAAGGAGCAGTGGCTGCGGCAGAAAATGAACCAGGTAGGCGTGGTGGGGGTTGAGAACTACATACGCGATGACCTCCATACGCCAGACGGGtacgagaaggagaaggagactTGA
- a CDS encoding actin-related protein 2, putative (TriTrypDB/GeneDB-style sysID: LpmP.19.1060), with protein MAERVYPMRNGVIHNMDAMQAIWDYALCKRLPSQVGPSRGGRAEWRYEDGLAWLQDRPLQLSEPPNVSLRQRCDLLELFFEKYHFSAIQMVHQGILSLFANGAECGVVVECGEGLSHCTPVFDGCVLATAQRLVDVAGHAVTERLGQVLGQQQPHRRYQSRLPTGAGRAALSYASWLSDDIDTLRQIKERYCYVASQKNGLENQLTCETSALHCDCVLPDGTSCRLGPERFTAPEVLFNPQEMDHACDGIAVALWKSIEAADIDVRASLYDSIILSGGSTMLPGFGARLEREMKSLYLIEKLHGDQTRMVRCPIRVKEPQRRQHMVYIGGALLAELSQDQPERWISRSVYEDGGHSAIIARCHTTG; from the coding sequence ATGGCAGAGCGGGTGTATCCGATGCGCAATGGCGTGATTCACAACATGGACGCCATGCAGGCGATCTGGGACTACGCCTTGTGCAAGCGTCTTCCGTCGCAGGTGGGTCCTTCACGTGGGGGTAGGGCTGAATGGCGGTATGAAGACGGCCTCGCGTGGCTGCAGGACCGGCCCTTGCAGCTGAGCGAGCCACCGAACGTGTCACTGCGACAGCGATGTGACCTTCTTGAATTGTTCTTCGAAAAATACCACTTTTCAGCAATCCAGATGGTTCACCAGGGTATCCTGTCGCTCTTCGCGAACGGTGCCGAGtgtggcgtcgtcgtcgagtGCGGAGAGGGGCTCTCGCACTGCACGCCGGTGTTCGACGGATGTGTGCTGGcgactgcgcagcgcctcgtcgaCGTGGCTGGTCACGCAGTAACCGAGCGTCTTGGGCAGGTCCTTGGACAACAGCAACCGCATCGACGGTACCAGAGCCGACTGCCTACAGGCGCTGGGAGAGCTGCGCTGTCGTATGCGTCTTGGCTCTCCGACGATATCGACACACTCCGGCAGATCAAGGAGCGCTACTGCTATGTGGCGAGCCAGAAGAACGGCCTGGAGAATCAGCTGACGTGTGAGACGAGCGCTCTACACTGCGACTGCGTGCTTCCGGACGGCACCTCCTGCCGCCTGGGGCCGGAGCGGTTCACCGCGCCAGAAGTACTCTTCAACCCGCAAGAGATGGATCACGCGTGTGACGGCATTGCTGTGGCGCTGTGGAAGTCGATTGAGGCCGCCGACATCGACGTGCGTGCCTCCCTCTATGATAGCATCATTCTTTCCGGAGGTTCTACTATGCTGCCAGGGTTTGGGGCGCGGTTGGAGCGGGAGATGAAGTCCCTCTACTTGATAGAGAAGCTACACGGCGACCAGACACGTATGGTGCGGTGTCCGATCCGGGTGAAGGAGCCGCAACGACGGCAGCACATGGTATATATTGGCGGTGCCCTCCTTGCAGAACTATCTCAGGATCAGCCAGAGAGGTGGATATCACGGAGTGTCTATGAGGATGGCGGCCACTCCGCGATTATCGCTCGCTGCCATACAACAGGCTGA